The proteins below are encoded in one region of Tachypleus tridentatus isolate NWPU-2018 chromosome 4, ASM421037v1, whole genome shotgun sequence:
- the LOC143249191 gene encoding uncharacterized protein LOC143249191 isoform X2, producing MLQYRDEHAVPGYPFPYTPTTTVGEISLWPSSGLEERGRWVSMPSVAHPSTPTEDNVELPTPSRSRLVRIHERRFHRHFPSVSSEDRLINYYHCALVSDILLQGYLYLSQNYFAFYSNIFGYKTKFLIPVGNIIRVTKERTAKIIPNAIGITTQEEKFVFGSLLSRDASYRLIHQIWKKASYGELCQQEESESGNTSPLLSKDIEGENSVSDTSDQVTTDDVSSLPSKTTEGNISNSPSNRQFRRLSSTSKYIPLKISRRTDTVSLKCQPPKSIVLGITRDCFGKIEDTMTNIYKLPWTSLLLFVSTLLLVLLFFSATFLMYRIAVIHKRIANDERSYPSFEDKLMYYTEKRKYQSKIINEEMTELTTNLRKRINQLVLVRKSLAELVDVAIHEQSPCNTPRGKFAETGQWMVVGT from the exons TCTAGAAGAGAGGGGAAGATGGGTGAGCATGCCCAGTGTTGCTCATCCTTCCACCCCTACAGAAGACAATGTCGAACTTCCCACTCCTTCTCGGTCTCGTCTTGTTCGTATTCACGAGCGTCGCTTTCATCGTCATTTTCCCAGCGTCAGTTCAGAAGATCGCCTTATTAACT aCTATCACTGTGCTCTAGTGTCTGACATTCTGCTACAAGGATATCTCTACCTTTCACAAAACTACTTCGCTTTCTACTCAAACATCTTTGGCTATAAAACAAAG TTCTTGATTCCTGTAGGGAATATTATCCGAGTTACCAAAGAACGTACAGCGAAAATAATACCGAACGCCATTGGAATAACAACACAAGAGGAAAAG tttgtttttggatCACTTCTCTCACGAGACGCCTCCTATCGGTTGATACATCAAATATGGAAAAAAGCTTCTTATGGG GAACTTTGCCAACAAGAAGAAAGTGAAAGCGGAAACACATCTCCTCTACTTTCG AAAGATATAGAAGGCGAAAACTCTGTTAGTGACACTTCTGATCAAGTGACCACTGATGACGTCAGTTCACTTCCATCGAAAACTACGGAAGGAAATATCTCGAATTCGCCGTCCAACCGCCAATTTCGTCGTCTATCCTCAACATCCAAATACATTCCTCTTAAAATAAGCAGAAGAACTGATACAGTTTCTTTAAAGTGTCAACCACCAAAAAGCATTGTGTTGGGGATCACAAGGG ATTGCTTTGGTAAAATAGAAGATACTATGACCAACATTTACAA GCTCCCTTGGACGTCCTTACTGTTGTTTGTGTCTACCCTGCT TTTAGTTCTGCTGTTTTTTTCGGCGACTTTCCTGATGTACAGGATAGCAGTGATTCACAAACGAATAGCAAATGATGAACGCTCGTATCCATCTTTCGAGGATAA ATTGATGTACTACACGGAGAAAAGAAAATaccaaagtaaaataataaacgaaGAAATGACAGAGTTAACTACAAACCTAAGAAAACGGATCAATCAGCTCGTTTTG GTTAGAAAATCCCTGGCGGAACTCGTAGATGTAGCGATACATGAACAAAGCCCTTGTAACACTCCAAGGGGGAAATTTGCTGAAACAGGGCAGTGGATGGTTGTTGGTACATAA
- the LOC143249191 gene encoding uncharacterized protein LOC143249191 isoform X5: MPSVAHPSTPTEDNVELPTPSRSRLVRIHERRFHRHFPSVSSEDRLINYYHCALVSDILLQGYLYLSQNYFAFYSNIFGYKTKFLIPVGNIIRVTKERTAKIIPNAIGITTQEEKFVFGSLLSRDASYRLIHQIWKKASYGELCQQEESESGNTSPLLSKDIEGENSVSDTSDQVTTDDVSSLPSKTTEGNISNSPSNRQFRRLSSTSKYIPLKISRRTDTVSLKCQPPKSIVLGITRDCFGKIEDTMTNIYKLPWTSLLLFVSTLLLVLLFFSATFLMYRIAVIHKRIANDERSYPSFEDKLMYYTEKRKYQSKIINEEMTELTTNLRKRINQLVLVRKSLAELVDVAIHEQSPCNTPRGKFAETGQWMVVGT; the protein is encoded by the exons ATGCCCAGTGTTGCTCATCCTTCCACCCCTACAGAAGACAATGTCGAACTTCCCACTCCTTCTCGGTCTCGTCTTGTTCGTATTCACGAGCGTCGCTTTCATCGTCATTTTCCCAGCGTCAGTTCAGAAGATCGCCTTATTAACT aCTATCACTGTGCTCTAGTGTCTGACATTCTGCTACAAGGATATCTCTACCTTTCACAAAACTACTTCGCTTTCTACTCAAACATCTTTGGCTATAAAACAAAG TTCTTGATTCCTGTAGGGAATATTATCCGAGTTACCAAAGAACGTACAGCGAAAATAATACCGAACGCCATTGGAATAACAACACAAGAGGAAAAG tttgtttttggatCACTTCTCTCACGAGACGCCTCCTATCGGTTGATACATCAAATATGGAAAAAAGCTTCTTATGGG GAACTTTGCCAACAAGAAGAAAGTGAAAGCGGAAACACATCTCCTCTACTTTCG AAAGATATAGAAGGCGAAAACTCTGTTAGTGACACTTCTGATCAAGTGACCACTGATGACGTCAGTTCACTTCCATCGAAAACTACGGAAGGAAATATCTCGAATTCGCCGTCCAACCGCCAATTTCGTCGTCTATCCTCAACATCCAAATACATTCCTCTTAAAATAAGCAGAAGAACTGATACAGTTTCTTTAAAGTGTCAACCACCAAAAAGCATTGTGTTGGGGATCACAAGGG ATTGCTTTGGTAAAATAGAAGATACTATGACCAACATTTACAA GCTCCCTTGGACGTCCTTACTGTTGTTTGTGTCTACCCTGCT TTTAGTTCTGCTGTTTTTTTCGGCGACTTTCCTGATGTACAGGATAGCAGTGATTCACAAACGAATAGCAAATGATGAACGCTCGTATCCATCTTTCGAGGATAA ATTGATGTACTACACGGAGAAAAGAAAATaccaaagtaaaataataaacgaaGAAATGACAGAGTTAACTACAAACCTAAGAAAACGGATCAATCAGCTCGTTTTG GTTAGAAAATCCCTGGCGGAACTCGTAGATGTAGCGATACATGAACAAAGCCCTTGTAACACTCCAAGGGGGAAATTTGCTGAAACAGGGCAGTGGATGGTTGTTGGTACATAA
- the LOC143249191 gene encoding uncharacterized protein LOC143249191 isoform X3, producing the protein MPEPYFERIVRSKSNNGNSNSRKEHKSLEERGRWVSMPSVAHPSTPTEDNVELPTPSRSRLVRIHERRFHRHFPSVSSEDRLINYYHCALVSDILLQGYLYLSQNYFAFYSNIFGYKTKFLIPVGNIIRVTKERTAKIIPNAIGITTQEEKFVFGSLLSRDASYRLIHQIWKKASYGELCQQEESESGNTSPLLSKDIEGENSVSDTSDQVTTDDVSSLPSKTTEGNISNSPSNRQFRRLSSTSKYIPLKISRRTDTVSLKCQPPKSIVLGITRDCFGKIEDTMTNIYKLPWTSLLLFVSTLLLVLLFFSATFLMYRIAVIHKRIANDERSYPSFEDKLMYYTEKRKYQSKIINEEMTELTTNLRKRINQLVLVRKSLAELVDVAIHEQSPCNTPRGKFAETGQWMVVGT; encoded by the exons TCTAGAAGAGAGGGGAAGATGGGTGAGCATGCCCAGTGTTGCTCATCCTTCCACCCCTACAGAAGACAATGTCGAACTTCCCACTCCTTCTCGGTCTCGTCTTGTTCGTATTCACGAGCGTCGCTTTCATCGTCATTTTCCCAGCGTCAGTTCAGAAGATCGCCTTATTAACT aCTATCACTGTGCTCTAGTGTCTGACATTCTGCTACAAGGATATCTCTACCTTTCACAAAACTACTTCGCTTTCTACTCAAACATCTTTGGCTATAAAACAAAG TTCTTGATTCCTGTAGGGAATATTATCCGAGTTACCAAAGAACGTACAGCGAAAATAATACCGAACGCCATTGGAATAACAACACAAGAGGAAAAG tttgtttttggatCACTTCTCTCACGAGACGCCTCCTATCGGTTGATACATCAAATATGGAAAAAAGCTTCTTATGGG GAACTTTGCCAACAAGAAGAAAGTGAAAGCGGAAACACATCTCCTCTACTTTCG AAAGATATAGAAGGCGAAAACTCTGTTAGTGACACTTCTGATCAAGTGACCACTGATGACGTCAGTTCACTTCCATCGAAAACTACGGAAGGAAATATCTCGAATTCGCCGTCCAACCGCCAATTTCGTCGTCTATCCTCAACATCCAAATACATTCCTCTTAAAATAAGCAGAAGAACTGATACAGTTTCTTTAAAGTGTCAACCACCAAAAAGCATTGTGTTGGGGATCACAAGGG ATTGCTTTGGTAAAATAGAAGATACTATGACCAACATTTACAA GCTCCCTTGGACGTCCTTACTGTTGTTTGTGTCTACCCTGCT TTTAGTTCTGCTGTTTTTTTCGGCGACTTTCCTGATGTACAGGATAGCAGTGATTCACAAACGAATAGCAAATGATGAACGCTCGTATCCATCTTTCGAGGATAA ATTGATGTACTACACGGAGAAAAGAAAATaccaaagtaaaataataaacgaaGAAATGACAGAGTTAACTACAAACCTAAGAAAACGGATCAATCAGCTCGTTTTG GTTAGAAAATCCCTGGCGGAACTCGTAGATGTAGCGATACATGAACAAAGCCCTTGTAACACTCCAAGGGGGAAATTTGCTGAAACAGGGCAGTGGATGGTTGTTGGTACATAA
- the LOC143249189 gene encoding synaptotagmin-4-like — MKGWVQTVLAVVCAVSAFLLILVIFLCWRLYVLKKRQKFFDDLQSSRKVLLESKPSLKSVSINQNSYSVESSLQDNLPPPDPQQGPHFPHLELLKTQENHDSPFADTECETDLFDPDIRPKTRLKQLLSEDSDSSRPDTEENLSDTQVSQKKTPVIEFSIVYVSSIKSLTVHIIRVANLPVKYRKNCSSYVKVSLLARKKSSHSTSVSKKSLNPEYEENFTFEGYSLTEITKFTLRLSVYVKLFHSLKNRLIGDLWLPLSQLDLAPDVPQIISENLSPLKTSRSKLPSVDLGQLFVMLQYQPEADRLKVMVRKADNLRRPSGVSIGLSEYYVIISLLRGIEAVTYKETRPAAGPNPVWNQPFLFDIPETEVHQYSLQFLVMRGRIYSRDGVVGQVLVGPGSTPLGIAHWNEVMSPSTVESAKWHNIVQADKY; from the exons gatGGGTTCAGACGGTGTTAGCTGTTGTGTGTGCTGTTTCAGCATTTCTGCTTATCTTGGTCATCTTTCTTTGCTGGCGTCTTTACGTACTGAAGAAGCGACAAAAGTTTTTTGATGATCTCCAAAGCTCCAGAAAAGTTTTATTAGAAAGCAAGCCCTCATTAAAATCTGTTTCAATAAATCAAAATTCATATAGTGTTGAATCATCACTACAAGATAATTTACCTCCACCGGATCCTCAACAAGGACCACATTTTCCTCATTTAGAACTTTTGAAAACCCAAGAAAACCACGATAGTCCATTTGCAGATACCGAATGCGAAACAGACCTGTTTGATCCAGATATACGTCCTAAAACTAGGCTAAAGCAACTACTGTCAGAAGACTCTGACAGTTCGAGACCAGATACTGAAGAAAACTTGTCAGATACTCAAGTCAGCCAAAAGAAGACTCCTGTTATTGAATTTAGCATAGTTTATGTTTCAAGTATAAAGTCTTTAACCGTTCACATAATTCGGGTCGCTAATCTTCCAGTGAAATATCGTAAAAACTGCTCTTCATACGTAAAAGTATCATTGTTAGCTCGCAAAAAATCCTCACACAGCACTTCCGTATCGAAAAAATCCTTAAACCCAGAATACGAGGAGAATTTTACTTTTGAAGGTTATTCCTTGACGGAGATAACAAAGTTTACACTGAGACTCTCTGTCTACGTCAAGCTCTTTCATTCATTGAAGAATAGACTAATCGGCGACTTATGGCTACCTTTGTCACAGTTAGACCTAGCGCCAGATGTCCCacaaataatttcagaaaacTTGTCTCCTCTAAAGACTTCGAGATCA AAATTACCGTCGGTAGACCTTGGACAATTGTTTGTAATGTTGCAATATCAACCAGAGGCAGACAGGCTAAAAGTTATGGTTCGTAAAGCGGATAACTTAAGGCGACCAAGCGGTGTATCCATTGGATTATCAG AATATTATGTGATCATCAGCTTGCTACGCGGCATTGAAGCTGTTACATACAAGGAAACACGCCCTGCAGCTGGACCAAATCCCGTGTGGAATCAACCTTTTCTGTTTGACATTCCCGAAACAGAAGTGCATCAGTACTCGTTGCAGTTTTTGGTCATGCGTGGTCGGATCTATTCACGAGATGGCGTTGTTGGACAGGTTCTTGTCGGCCCAGGCTCCACTCCACTTGGAATAGCTCATTGGAATGAAGTCATGTCACCTTCTACTGTGGAATCAGCTAAATGGCATAATATAGTTCAAGCTGATAAGTATTAA